The sequence below is a genomic window from Streptobacillus canis.
CCTTGATTTTATCTAGTTTTTAAGTGATTTAATATACTTTTTTTGTAAAAAAAAGAGATAAAATTTATATGAATTTTCATATGTTTTTTATCTCTTTTCATTAATTAGGACTTTTCAACAGCCCCTTTTTTGTAAATTTATATATAAAAATCATTAAAAAACTGGTTAAATAAGTAGTTCTTTTTTGCACATTAAATCTTGACTTTTTGATATTTTAAAGTATAATATTATTAGATAATATTGGTTAGTACCAGTGAATAAAAAAAGAGGTGAAAATATGTATTATTTAGGAATCTGTGAAAACGTATTAGCAGAAACAAATTCATTTAATACTGCAAAAGAAATCCATACTCAAACAGAAATATGGACTAAAGCAGTTGATTATTATGAAGCAAACAAAGAAAAAATTGAAGCATTTTTAGAAAAAGTAGGTAAAGATGCACAAGTAATATTTACAGGTGCTGGAACTTCAGAATATGTAGGAAACATTTTAGCTCCTATGTTAAATTCTATGCAAGAAGGAGATTTTAGATCTATAGCTACTACAGATATAGTTAATAATCCTCTTCACTATTTAAAGAAAGATAAAAAAGTTTTACTAGTATCTTTCGCTAGATCTGGAAATTCACCAGAATCAGTTGCAACAATTAACCTTGCAAACCAATTAGTTAAAGAAGTATATCACTTATTCATTACATGTAACCCTGAAGGAGAATTAGCTCAAATGGCTACTACTCCAGAATATGTAAATAATACATTAGTATTAATGATGCCTGAAGGAAGTAATGATAAAGGATTTGCAATGACTTCAAGTTTCTCAAGTATGTTAATGACAGCTATGCTTGTATTCTACAACAAAACAAGTGCTGCTAACATGAGGGAAGTTATAGCTCTTGTTGAAAAAGAAAGAGATGCTAAACTTGAAACTATCAAAGCAATTGCAAATGAAGATCAAGATAGAATTATAGTTCTTGGAGATGGTCCTTTCAAAGGATTAGCTGAAGAATTAACATTAAAAGTAATGGAACTTACAGCTGGTAAAGTTGTTGCTAAAAGTGACACTACTTTAGGATTTAGACATGGTCCTAAATCAATAATAAACAAAAATACTATAGTATTCTTATTACTATCTAGTGAAGCTCATTCAAGAAAATATGCATTAGATATTTTAACTGAAATGAAATCTGAAGATGTAGCTAACAACATTGTTACATATTCATTAAAAGACTGTGACTGTGTTAAAGAAGCAAGTAAAGTTGTAGTAAGTCCTGCAGTTGAAATCAACTTAGAAAAAGCAATATTCACTTACTTAATTTACGGACAAATGTACGCATTCTTTAAATCACAACACTTTAACTTAACTACAGATAATCCTTTCCCAAGTGGAGAAGTTAACAGAGTAGTTAAAAAATTCCAAATATATGAATTCTAGGAGGATAAATGAGCAGAGTTACATTACCTATTGAAAAAGGGTGTGAAGAATTAGTTTTAGAACTAATCAAACTTTGGGGTGCTGATGCTATTAGAAATAGTGACGGTACAAAATTAAATGAATTCTTTGAAAATCTTGACGCAAAAGTATATTCTACATACTTCCCTGCTAGAGAAGATCAAGAGTGGCCAAGAAATAATCCTGATGAAATACAACATCAAGCATTAATCTCTGAAAGATATACTGCTTTTGAAGAAACATTAGAGATAGATCCTATGGCAGGATATTATAAAGAACAATTAGAACTTGATCCAGAAACAGTTGATTATTGGCAAGTTTTTGATAGAACAACAGGTGAACTTGTTGCTAAAGAAAACTGGACTTTTGATGGTAATGTAGTAAAAATTAATAAAGTTACAAAATTCCATGAATATACAGTAAACTTTTTCTCAAAACAAGTTTGGGATACAACACATATGTACAATCATATGACTAATAACTGGACTACAGATAAGTCTATTCCATATGATGTAGTTTTTGAAAAAACTAGAGAACATATGTACAAACATTTAAGAGAATGGTGTGAAAGAAATACTAATATTAATGTTGTTAGATTTACAACTTTCTTCTATCACTTTACTATTATGTATAACCAACATGCTATGCAAAAATTTGGAGATTGGTTCGGGTATTCTGCATCAGTTTCACCAAAAATGTTTGAAAAATTTAAAGAAGAAAAAGGTTATGAAATTACACTTGAAGATATCATAGATAAAGGATATTACAATAACCAATTTAGAAATCCAAGCAAAGTATTCCTAGATTATATAGACTTCATGCAAAGATTTGTTTCTACTATAGCTAAAGTATGTGTAGATATAGTTCATGAATATGGTAAAGAGGCAATAATGTTTGTTGGAGATAACTGGGTTGGAACTGAGCCATTTGGTCCATACTTTAAAGATATGGGACTTGACGGTGTTGCAGGATCAGCTGAATGTGGTGTAGATATACGTATGGTAGCTGATATGGAAAATATCAGAATAAAAGAAATTAGATTCCTTCCATACTTATTCCCAGATACTTTCTATGAAGGAAATACTCCTCACTTAGAATGGGAATACAATTGGATGAGATCAAGAAGAGCTATTTTAACTAAAAAAGTTGATAGAATGGGATTCGGAGGTTATTTATCTCTTGCAGCTAAATTCCCTGAATTTGTTGATGGTGTAACAAGATCAACTAATGAATTTAGAGAAATACATGATAAAACACCTAATGAAGAATGTATTAAACCTAACTACAAAGTTGGTATATTAAATTCTTGGGGTAAAATCAAATCATGGCAAGCTAACAGAACTGGACATGCTTCAGGAGTTAAAGAAAATGTTTCTTACATAGGTGTACTTGAAGCATTATCTGGATTACCATACAACTTAGAATTTATTAATTTTGAAGATATTAAAAACCCTGAAAAATTAAATGAATTCAAAGTAATCATCAACGTTGGAGAAGCTAATACTTCTTTCTCTGGTGGAGACAAATGGAAAGATCAAGAAGTTCTTAGTGCAATAAGAGAATTTGTTGCAAAAGGAAATAGTTTTATTGGAGTTGGAGATCCATCTGCAACATGCGGAAATGGTACATATTTCCAATTACAAGACGTACTTGGAGTTGACAAAGAAGTTGGAAACACATTACAATTTTCAAGATATATGAAAGAAATTGATAAAAAACATCTTGCTTTTAATGAAATTCAAGGTACAATTAATGTAGGTAATAGACATAAATATATATACTCAACTAATGAGAACTTAGAAATATTACAACTTAACAAAGAATTTGGTGTTGAAGCTAGTATCAATTCTTATGGTAAAGGTAAAGGAGTTTACTTACAAGGTTTACCTTACAGCATAGAAAATACTCGTTTCTTATACAATATCTTAAGATATGTAACTAATGACCTTGATAAGAAATATGTAAGTGACAACATTTACGTTGAAGCATATGAATTTATGAATTACATAGCTGTTGTTAACAATAGCGCAGAAAAAGTTCAAACTAATATAACAGGGTTAGGCAATGTTGAATTAGAAAAATATGAACTAAAATGGATAATGAAATAAACAAAAATATTTAGGAGGAACAATCATGAAAAAATTCTTTAAATTAGCACTTGCTGCTTTTTTAACAATTTTTACAGTAGCTTCTTGTGGAGCTAAAGCTGAAGAAAAACCTGCGGAAGGAGAAAAAGTTACTTTAAAATTCGCTGCAATCGAAAGTGCTTATGGTGATCAAATGTGGCCAGCAATAATCGAAGCATACAAACAAGTTAACCCAAATGTTGAAATCGAATTAACTCAATCTAAAGACATCGAATCAACATTACCTGGATTATTCCAAGCTGAAGACTATCCAGATGTAGTTATGTTAGCTTTAAGTAGAAAAGCAGGAATACCTGAAAACTTCGTTAAAGAAAAAGCATTAGCTGATTTAACATCAGTTCTTGATATGACAGTACCTGGTGAAACTGGAACTGTTAGATCTAAATTAACAGATGGTGCAGTAGGAAACAACCAAACTGACCCTTACTTAGATGGAAAAACTTATTTAATGCCTATGTTTAACTCTCCAACTGGATTATTCTTCAACAAAGGATTATTCGAAGAAAAAGGATGGGCAGTGCCTACAACTTGGGATGAAATGTTAGCTCTTGCTGAAACAGCTAAAGCTGAAGGAATTTCATTATTAACTTACCCAACTACAGGATACTTAGATTCATTCTTACCACCAATCTTAGCAGCTAAAGGTGGAACTGAATTCTTAAACAAAGCAATGAGCTTTGAAGAAGGTGTATGGAACTCTGCTGAAATGACAGATGTATTCAAATTATTAGGGCAAGTTGCTCAATATGTTCACCCAACTACAGTTGCAAATGCTAACGGTGAAGGATTTACTAAAAACCAACAATTAGTTATTGATAACCAAGCTTTATTCATGCCTAATGGTACATGGATAGTTGGAGAAATGGCTGCAACAACTCCTGAAGGATTCAAATGGGGAATGACAGCTTATCCAGCATTCGAAAAAGATGGAAAACAATATGCATTAAACTTCTTTGAACACATTTGGGTTCCTGCAGCAGCTAAAAACGTTGACGCAGCTAAAGAATTTATCGCATTCTTATATTCAGATATAGCAGCTAAAATCTTTGCTGAAAAAGGTGCAGTACAACCAATTACTAACTTCCCATTCGATATGCTAAGTGCTGAAAACCAAGTATTCTACGAAGCATTCAAAAATGGAGCTAACCCTCTAGCAGGTGGATTTGCTGCAACTACTCCAGTTGAAGGTGTAGATGTTAAAGGAACTGTTTACGATACAATTAACTCTGTAGTAAATGGAACTAAGACTGTTGAAGAGTGGCAAGCAGATGTAGTTAAAATGGCTGACACTTTAAGACCTAATGTAATTAAATAATTAAACAATAAATCTTATATTACAGAGGGCTTATGCTCTCTGTAATATTTTATAAAGGAGAAGCAAATGAAAAAAGGTAAAAATTATTCAAGAAACTTATTTATATTCTTTTCATTAGCTCCTGCTATGATCTTATATATTATGTTTAGAATTATTCCTACATTACAAGTATTTAGAATGTCTTTATTTAGAACTAGTGCATTATCTAGAAATCCACAATTTGTTGGATTAAAGAATTTCTCTATTTTATTTAATGATCCTAAGTTCATTAAAACATTCCAAAATACTATTTTATTAATAGTTGTTGTTACAATAGTTACACTTGCAGTTGCAGTTATTTTCGCTGCTATACTTGCAACAGAGAAAATTAAAGGCGCAAATCTATTTAGGATAATTTTCTACATTCCTAATATATTATCTATAGTAGTAGTATCAGGAATATTTGCAGCTATATATGATCCAGGACGTGGTTTAATAGATAGTATATTAATAATGTTCAGGATTAAGCCTCCTCAGTTTGGATGGCTTGGTGACCAAAGTATAGTAATTTACTCTATAGCTTTTGCATTAATTTGGCAAGCGATTGGTTACTACATGGTTATGTACATGGCAGCAATGTCAGCAATACCTGAAAGCCTTTATGAGGCAGCCGATATAGATGGTGCAGGTAAAATCACTAAATTCTTTAGTATTACTTTACCACTAGTTTGGCTAAATATTAGAGCTACTTTAGCATTTTTTATAATCAGTACAATAAACTTAAGTTTCCTATTAGTAGTACCTCTAACAGGTGGAGGGCCAGATGGAGCAACAGAAGTATTCTTAAGCTACATGTACTCTCAAGCATATACTAACCAAAGTTATGGATATGGTATGGCTATAGGGGTTGTAGTATTCTTATTCTCATTTGCACTATCAGGAATTATTAACGTAGTAACTAATAGAGAAATATTACAATATTAAGGAGGCATCACGTGAAAAAGAAAAAAGGTATGAGTGCTGAAGCACTATATAAGCTATTCATTTATGTAGCATTAGTTACTTTTGCTATATCAATAATTGTTCCAGTATCATGGGTATTTATAGCCTCTTTAAAACAAAATTCAGAATTTGTAGGATCACCTTGGACTATGCCTAAAGGTTTCTATTATCAAAACTTTATTGATGCCTTTGTAAATGCAAAAATGGGTGATTACCTATTAAACTCTATTTATGTTACAGCATTAGCATTAATACTATTAATAGTAGTTGCACTACCAGCTTCATATGTTCTAGCTAGATTTGATTTCAAAGGTAGAGCATTCTGGAATACTTTCATGAAAGCTGGATTATTCATCAACGTTAACTATATAGTTATACCTATATTTTTAATGTTACTTGATGGAGATAAATTCTTAAGAAGAAACGCTATCATCAAAAAAGCCTTTTTCTTAGACAACATGACAGTACTTGCAATAATATATATGTCTACTGCACTTCCATTTACTATATATCTATTATCTAACTTCTTCCAGTCTATATCTAAGACTTATGAAGAAGCTGCATATATAGATGGTGCAGGACATTTCACTACTATGGTTAAGGTTATGGCACCTATGGCAAGACCAAGTATAATTACAGTAATATTATTCAACTTCTTAGCATTCTG
It includes:
- a CDS encoding SIS domain-containing protein, translated to MNKKRGENMYYLGICENVLAETNSFNTAKEIHTQTEIWTKAVDYYEANKEKIEAFLEKVGKDAQVIFTGAGTSEYVGNILAPMLNSMQEGDFRSIATTDIVNNPLHYLKKDKKVLLVSFARSGNSPESVATINLANQLVKEVYHLFITCNPEGELAQMATTPEYVNNTLVLMMPEGSNDKGFAMTSSFSSMLMTAMLVFYNKTSAANMREVIALVEKERDAKLETIKAIANEDQDRIIVLGDGPFKGLAEELTLKVMELTAGKVVAKSDTTLGFRHGPKSIINKNTIVFLLLSSEAHSRKYALDILTEMKSEDVANNIVTYSLKDCDCVKEASKVVVSPAVEINLEKAIFTYLIYGQMYAFFKSQHFNLTTDNPFPSGEVNRVVKKFQIYEF
- the gnpA gene encoding 1,3-beta-galactosyl-N-acetylhexosamine phosphorylase, producing MSRVTLPIEKGCEELVLELIKLWGADAIRNSDGTKLNEFFENLDAKVYSTYFPAREDQEWPRNNPDEIQHQALISERYTAFEETLEIDPMAGYYKEQLELDPETVDYWQVFDRTTGELVAKENWTFDGNVVKINKVTKFHEYTVNFFSKQVWDTTHMYNHMTNNWTTDKSIPYDVVFEKTREHMYKHLREWCERNTNINVVRFTTFFYHFTIMYNQHAMQKFGDWFGYSASVSPKMFEKFKEEKGYEITLEDIIDKGYYNNQFRNPSKVFLDYIDFMQRFVSTIAKVCVDIVHEYGKEAIMFVGDNWVGTEPFGPYFKDMGLDGVAGSAECGVDIRMVADMENIRIKEIRFLPYLFPDTFYEGNTPHLEWEYNWMRSRRAILTKKVDRMGFGGYLSLAAKFPEFVDGVTRSTNEFREIHDKTPNEECIKPNYKVGILNSWGKIKSWQANRTGHASGVKENVSYIGVLEALSGLPYNLEFINFEDIKNPEKLNEFKVIINVGEANTSFSGGDKWKDQEVLSAIREFVAKGNSFIGVGDPSATCGNGTYFQLQDVLGVDKEVGNTLQFSRYMKEIDKKHLAFNEIQGTINVGNRHKYIYSTNENLEILQLNKEFGVEASINSYGKGKGVYLQGLPYSIENTRFLYNILRYVTNDLDKKYVSDNIYVEAYEFMNYIAVVNNSAEKVQTNITGLGNVELEKYELKWIMK
- a CDS encoding carbohydrate ABC transporter substrate-binding protein, producing the protein MKKFFKLALAAFLTIFTVASCGAKAEEKPAEGEKVTLKFAAIESAYGDQMWPAIIEAYKQVNPNVEIELTQSKDIESTLPGLFQAEDYPDVVMLALSRKAGIPENFVKEKALADLTSVLDMTVPGETGTVRSKLTDGAVGNNQTDPYLDGKTYLMPMFNSPTGLFFNKGLFEEKGWAVPTTWDEMLALAETAKAEGISLLTYPTTGYLDSFLPPILAAKGGTEFLNKAMSFEEGVWNSAEMTDVFKLLGQVAQYVHPTTVANANGEGFTKNQQLVIDNQALFMPNGTWIVGEMAATTPEGFKWGMTAYPAFEKDGKQYALNFFEHIWVPAAAKNVDAAKEFIAFLYSDIAAKIFAEKGAVQPITNFPFDMLSAENQVFYEAFKNGANPLAGGFAATTPVEGVDVKGTVYDTINSVVNGTKTVEEWQADVVKMADTLRPNVIK
- a CDS encoding carbohydrate ABC transporter permease; its protein translation is MKKGKNYSRNLFIFFSLAPAMILYIMFRIIPTLQVFRMSLFRTSALSRNPQFVGLKNFSILFNDPKFIKTFQNTILLIVVVTIVTLAVAVIFAAILATEKIKGANLFRIIFYIPNILSIVVVSGIFAAIYDPGRGLIDSILIMFRIKPPQFGWLGDQSIVIYSIAFALIWQAIGYYMVMYMAAMSAIPESLYEAADIDGAGKITKFFSITLPLVWLNIRATLAFFIISTINLSFLLVVPLTGGGPDGATEVFLSYMYSQAYTNQSYGYGMAIGVVVFLFSFALSGIINVVTNREILQY
- a CDS encoding carbohydrate ABC transporter permease; amino-acid sequence: MKKKKGMSAEALYKLFIYVALVTFAISIIVPVSWVFIASLKQNSEFVGSPWTMPKGFYYQNFIDAFVNAKMGDYLLNSIYVTALALILLIVVALPASYVLARFDFKGRAFWNTFMKAGLFINVNYIVIPIFLMLLDGDKFLRRNAIIKKAFFLDNMTVLAIIYMSTALPFTIYLLSNFFQSISKTYEEAAYIDGAGHFTTMVKVMAPMARPSIITVILFNFLAFWNEYIIALTLLPGPQKTLPVGLMTLMAASRGAANYGRLYAGMVIVMLPTLILYIIVQQKLTEGMTAGGSKE